The genomic interval TCCCGGTGCACCATGCCGCGCCCGTGGGCCTCGGCCAGAGAGCCACAGACCTGCGCCATGATGCGCACGACCGTCTCGGCCGAGAGCGGCCCATCGCGGTCGAGGCGCTCGGCGAGCGTCCGCCCCTCCACCAGCTCCATCACCATGTAGAGCAGCGCGTCGCCCTCCACGCCGTAGTCGTGGATGACGATGGTGTTCGGGTGGGTCAGCTTGGCCGCCGATGCCGCCTCCAACACGAAGCGCCGCTGGAAATCCTCCACCACCGCGTCGCTGCTGCCCGACTGCGCCAGCCAGCGCAGGTCCAGCACCTTGAGCGCCACCTCGCGCTCGAGCGCCAGCTGTGTCGCTCGGTACACCCGCCCCATGCCGCCCCGGGCGATGAGCGCCTCGATACGGTACTTCTCGGCGATGGTCGCGCCCAGCAGAGGATCGCTATCGCGGCTGTATGCGGTCACCATGCTCGCCTGACTGACTGATCGGGATTGTAGCCACAAACTTCCGCTCGGGTCAGACGATTGCGCGTGAGCCTCGCGCCCGCGCCCGGCGCCTGCTACTTCGTGCGCCCATGCCGGCAAAGGTGACGAGGATCTACTCCTGGAACGTGAACGGGCTGCGCGCGTGTGCCCAGAAGGGCTTCCTCGAGTGGCTCGCGAAGGCACAGGCCGACGTGGTGGGCCTCCAGGAGACGCGCGCCACTCCCGAGCAGCTGCCGGACGAGCTGCGCAAGCCGAAGCGCTTCCACACGCACTTCGCCGCGGCCGAGCGCCTGGGCTACTCGGGTGTCGGCCTCTACTCCCGGCACCCGCTCGAGCGCGTCGAGACCTCGCTCGGGGTGCCCGAGTACGACAGCGAGGGGCGCGTGCAGATCCTCACGCTCGGCGCGCTGACCATCGCCAACGTCTACTTCCCCAATGGGAACGGCAAGGAGCGCGACAACAGTCGGGTCCCCTACAAGCTGGCCTTCACGCAGCGGCTGTTCGAGCAGCTCGAGCCCGCGCGGCGCAACGGTGGGCGGGTGATCGTCATGGGCGACTTCAACACGGCCCCGGAGGAGATCGACCTGGCGCGCCCGAAGACCAACCAGAAG from Sandaracinaceae bacterium carries:
- the xth gene encoding exodeoxyribonuclease III, translating into MPAKVTRIYSWNVNGLRACAQKGFLEWLAKAQADVVGLQETRATPEQLPDELRKPKRFHTHFAAAERLGYSGVGLYSRHPLERVETSLGVPEYDSEGRVQILTLGALTIANVYFPNGNGKERDNSRVPYKLAFTQRLFEQLEPARRNGGRVIVMGDFNTAPEEIDLARPKTNQKTSGFLPEEREALRAILRDGWTDSFRHRYPTQAERYSWWSQRAGIRERNVGWRIDLAFVSEGVLPFLRDAKIHTDVMGSDHCPISLELDPSVLR